In the Malus domestica chromosome 16, GDT2T_hap1 genome, one interval contains:
- the LOC139192987 gene encoding uncharacterized protein, with protein MADNRTLRSLVMPNTDQQPLCITYPNAEGGFELKSGMIHYLPKFHGFSTEDANKHLMEFHVVCSGMKPANVDEEQVKLRAFPFTLEAKISEHLLIQYFYEGLCGTDRVMLDAASGGVFMDKTPINAKVLLKNIVGNTRQFGGRDELPLKKVNEKTDKAIENLERQMSQLASLIGFMKSKKEQTDKEIMDTFRKVQVNLPLLDAIKQVPKYAKFLKELCTNKRRFSDQETVALSEEISLVLQRKLPPKLKDASSFTIPCVIGGKEFGRALCDLGASINLMPYSVHESLNLGELKETKVVIQLADRSNRYPKGLLEDVLVQVNELIFPVDFFVLEMEHDPMPTALHLILGRPFLRTARTKIGVYDGTLTMEIDGESVKFRIFNAMRIVLMMVWDKII; from the exons ATGGCTGATAACCGTACTTTAAGGAGTTTGGTAATGCCAAATACGGATCAACAACCATTGTGCATCACATATCCAAATGCAGAAGGAGGATTTGAGCTTAAGTCCGGCATGATTCACTACTTGCCTAAGTTCCATGGCTTCTCAACAGAGGATGCCAACAAGCATCTCATGGAGTTTCATGTGGTATGCTCGGGAATGAAACCAGCAAATGTGGATGAGGAGCAAGTCAAGTTGAGGGCATTCCCATTTACATTAGAAGCTAAG ATTTCAGAGCATTTACTAATACAGTACTTTTATGAGGGATTGTGTGGTACTGATCGTGTAATGCTTGATGCAGCAAGTGGAGGAGTATTCATGGACAAGACACCTATTAATGCTAAGGTATTGCTAAAGAACATTGTTGGCAACACACGACAAtttggagggagagatgagctaCCTCTTAAGAAAGTTAACGAG AAAACAGATAAAgcaattgaaaaccttgagcGCCAAATGAGTCAGTTAGCAAGTTTGATAGG gtttatgaagTCTAAGAAAGAGCAAACTGATAAAGAAATCATGGATACTTTTCGAAAAGTCCAAGTGAACTTACCTCTTTTAGATGCCATAAAACAAGTGCCCAAGTATGCAAAGTTCCTTAAAGAGCTTTGTACGAACAAAAGGAGATTCAGTGATCAAGAAACTGTGGCATTAAGCGAGGAAATATCACTTGTTTTGCAGAGAAAGCTACCACCGAAGTTGAAGGATGCTagtagctttaccattccatgTGTAATTGGAGGGAAAGAGTTTGGGAGAGCATTGTGTGATTTGGGAGCATCCATCAATCTGATGCCATATTCAGTGCATGAATCATTGAACCTTGGAGAGTTGAAGGAAACAAAAGTAGTAATCCAGTTGGCAGATCGTTCAAATAGATATCCCAAAGGCCTATTGGAGGATGTACTTGTGCAAGTGAATGAGCTCATTTTTCCCGttgatttttttgttcttgagatGGAACATGACCCTATGCCTACCGCGCTTCATCTTATTTTGGGAAGACCATTCCTTAGAACGGCGCGTACGAAGATTGGTGTCTATGATGGTACATTAACCATGGAAATCGATGGAGAAAGTGTCAAGTTCAGAATCTTCAATGCTATGAG GATTGTTTTAATGATGGTGTGGGACAAGATAATTTAG